Proteins from a single region of Nocardiopsis dassonvillei subsp. dassonvillei DSM 43111:
- a CDS encoding RNA polymerase sigma factor: MDEALLRTLTPTVIAVLGRRGADFAAAEDAVQEALAEAVRVWPDHPPHDPRGWLVTVAWRKFLDAARADTSRRHREVRVEAEPVPGPGEAVDDTLRLYFLCAHPSLTPASAVALTLRAVGGLTTRQIARAYLVPEATMAQRISRAKRTVAGVRFDRPGDVATVLRVLYLVFNEGYSGDVDLAAEAIRLTRQLAAAIDHEEVAGLLALMLLHHARRPARTGPDGRLVPLAEQDRGLWDTRMIAEGVGVLQAALARDRLGEYQAQAAIAALHADARTAEETDWTQIVEWYDELVRLTDSPVARLNRAVAVGEADGPRAGLAALAEVDPSVPRHSAAAAYLRERDGDPATAARLYAEAARSAPNLPERDHLTRQAARLNARLRG, from the coding sequence ATGGATGAGGCCCTTCTGCGGACCCTCACCCCCACCGTGATCGCCGTCCTCGGCCGCCGCGGAGCGGACTTCGCCGCGGCCGAGGACGCCGTACAGGAAGCCCTGGCCGAGGCTGTGCGCGTGTGGCCGGACCACCCGCCGCACGACCCCAGGGGCTGGCTGGTCACGGTGGCCTGGCGCAAGTTCCTCGACGCCGCCCGCGCCGACACCTCCCGACGGCACCGCGAGGTACGCGTCGAGGCCGAACCCGTACCCGGCCCGGGCGAGGCGGTGGACGACACGCTCCGGTTGTACTTCCTGTGCGCGCACCCGTCCCTGACACCGGCCTCGGCCGTGGCGCTCACGCTGCGCGCGGTCGGCGGCCTGACCACGCGCCAGATCGCGCGGGCCTACCTCGTGCCGGAGGCGACCATGGCCCAGCGCATCAGCAGGGCCAAGCGGACCGTCGCTGGCGTCCGGTTCGACCGGCCCGGCGACGTCGCCACCGTGCTGCGCGTGCTCTACCTGGTCTTCAACGAGGGCTACTCCGGAGACGTCGACCTCGCCGCCGAGGCGATCCGGCTCACCCGCCAGCTCGCGGCCGCGATCGACCACGAGGAGGTCGCGGGGCTGCTCGCGCTCATGCTTTTGCACCACGCCCGGCGCCCGGCGCGGACCGGTCCCGACGGCAGGCTGGTGCCCCTCGCCGAGCAGGACCGCGGCCTGTGGGACACCCGCATGATCGCCGAGGGCGTCGGCGTGCTCCAGGCGGCCCTGGCCCGCGACCGCCTGGGCGAGTACCAGGCCCAGGCCGCGATCGCCGCCCTGCACGCCGACGCCCGGACGGCCGAGGAGACCGACTGGACGCAGATCGTCGAGTGGTACGACGAACTGGTGCGCCTCACCGACAGCCCCGTGGCCCGCCTCAACCGGGCCGTCGCGGTCGGTGAGGCCGACGGTCCGCGGGCGGGTCTGGCCGCCCTGGCGGAGGTGGACCCCTCCGTGCCCCGGCACAGCGCCGCCGCCGCGTACCTGCGTGAGCGCGACGGCGATCCGGCCACCGCGGCGCGGCTCTACGCCGAGGCCGCCCGGTCGGCGCCCAACCTGCCCGAACGCGACCACCTCACGCGGCAGGCCGCACGGCTCAACGCGCGGCTGCGCGGCTGA
- a CDS encoding ABC transporter ATP-binding protein, whose product MTPVVELDRVTHRFGGRKGKDGPAAVADLDLAVQRGRFTTLLGPSGCGKTTTLRMIAGFLQPTSGRILLEGEDATRTPPEKRNIGMVFQSYALFPHMTLRDNVGYGLRTRRIAAQEVARRAGEALDLVGLAHLADRKPAELSGGQQQRVALARAVAIRPSVLLLDEPLSNLDAQLRVQMRRELLRVQRETGLTAVLVTHDQDEALELSDTMVILNEGRLEQQGAPREVFPAPANRFVAEFLGYDNFPRVPGHGAVTIRPEHVRLLPAGTREGEGETGLGGTVGEVTFQGSNCLVEARIDGVEGPGSVLRSLHPADDLRPGDPVRIALPHRHLVELAEETG is encoded by the coding sequence ATGACACCCGTCGTCGAACTCGACCGCGTCACCCACCGCTTCGGCGGACGCAAGGGCAAGGACGGCCCCGCCGCCGTCGCCGACCTGGACCTGGCCGTGCAGCGCGGCAGGTTCACCACGCTGCTGGGCCCCAGCGGCTGCGGCAAGACCACCACCCTGCGCATGATCGCCGGGTTCCTCCAGCCCACCTCCGGCAGGATCCTGCTGGAGGGGGAGGACGCCACCCGCACCCCGCCGGAGAAGCGCAACATCGGCATGGTCTTCCAGTCCTACGCGCTCTTCCCGCACATGACCCTGCGCGACAACGTCGGCTACGGGCTGCGCACCCGCAGGATCGCCGCCCAGGAGGTGGCCAGGCGCGCGGGTGAGGCGCTGGACCTGGTGGGCCTGGCGCACCTGGCCGACCGCAAGCCCGCCGAGCTGTCCGGCGGCCAGCAGCAGCGGGTGGCCCTGGCCCGCGCCGTGGCCATCCGACCCTCGGTGCTGCTGCTGGACGAGCCGCTGTCCAACCTCGACGCCCAGCTGCGCGTGCAGATGCGCCGCGAACTGCTGCGGGTCCAGCGCGAGACCGGGCTGACCGCCGTCCTGGTCACCCACGACCAGGACGAGGCGCTGGAGCTGTCCGACACCATGGTCATCCTCAACGAGGGGCGCCTGGAGCAGCAGGGCGCGCCCCGGGAGGTCTTCCCCGCGCCCGCCAACCGCTTCGTCGCCGAGTTCCTGGGCTACGACAACTTCCCGCGGGTGCCCGGGCACGGAGCCGTCACCATCCGGCCCGAACACGTGCGCCTGCTGCCCGCCGGAACCCGCGAGGGCGAGGGCGAGACCGGCCTGGGCGGCACCGTCGGCGAGGTCACCTTCCAGGGCAGCAACTGCCTGGTCGAGGCCCGCATCGACGGCGTGGAGGGGCCCGGGTCGGTCCTGCGCTCCCTGCACCCGGCCGACGACCTGCGTCCCGGCGACCCCGTGCGTATCGCCCTGCCCCACCGCCACCTGGTGGAACTCGCCGAGGAGACCGGATGA
- a CDS encoding ABC transporter permease: protein MELPRPSPTVGADAAAPRRGRLPRPPVTVLLVPGLAVVLFAFCYPVVATLAWPPDGDPATVARETGGLLTDPYLLPVVARTVRVAVVTTALCLLMGFPVAYLISRAPGRWPGRLLALAIFPLLLNTVVRTYGWIMVLGGNGLISGISEALGMGRVQLLYTETAIVLGLVQLFLPLMILSSYSSLAQQDHRLEDAARGLGASPGRAFRTVVFPLALPGVLVGCTLVFAGAVTAFTTPQLLGGPRERLLSTLLYSRVNVSLDWPSASAVALVMTVLVLAVSALSGRLGKIGSTTS from the coding sequence GTGGAATTGCCCCGCCCGTCACCCACCGTCGGCGCCGACGCGGCCGCTCCGCGCCGCGGCCGCCTCCCACGACCACCCGTCACGGTCCTGCTGGTCCCGGGGCTGGCCGTGGTCCTGTTCGCCTTCTGCTACCCGGTCGTGGCCACCCTGGCCTGGCCGCCCGACGGCGACCCCGCCACGGTCGCGCGCGAGACGGGCGGCCTGCTCACCGACCCCTACCTGCTCCCCGTGGTCGCGCGCACCGTCCGCGTGGCCGTGGTGACCACCGCGCTGTGCCTGCTCATGGGCTTCCCGGTGGCCTACCTCATCTCCCGGGCCCCCGGCCGCTGGCCCGGCCGCCTCCTGGCCCTGGCGATCTTCCCGCTGCTGCTCAACACCGTCGTGCGCACCTACGGCTGGATCATGGTCCTGGGCGGCAACGGCCTCATCAGCGGCATCAGCGAGGCCCTGGGCATGGGCCGGGTCCAGCTGCTCTACACCGAGACCGCCATCGTGCTCGGCCTGGTCCAGCTCTTCCTGCCGCTGATGATCCTGTCCTCCTACTCCAGCCTCGCCCAGCAGGACCACCGCCTGGAGGACGCCGCCCGCGGGCTGGGCGCCTCGCCCGGCCGGGCCTTCCGCACCGTGGTCTTCCCGCTCGCCCTGCCCGGGGTGCTGGTGGGCTGCACGCTCGTCTTCGCGGGCGCGGTCACCGCCTTCACCACGCCCCAGCTGCTCGGCGGGCCGCGCGAACGCCTTCTGTCCACCCTGCTCTACAGCCGGGTCAACGTCAGCCTCGACTGGCCCTCCGCCAGCGCCGTCGCCCTGGTGATGACGGTGCTCGTGCTGGCGGTCAGCGCGCTGTCCGGCCGGCTCGGCAAGATCGGGAGCACCACGTCATGA
- a CDS encoding tyrosine-protein phosphatase: MSDSRRITWEGFFNTRDLGGLPSRDGRGVRRGAFIRSADPRFVTDRGWRAAYEAGVRTVVDLRNPDEIRPAPGEGPTSRGGSAAFPADSAPTPLPAGMTRLEVALDHVEDVGFWQEVNRRRLNGSPLYYRPFLDRKAERCAAVVTALAQAGPGGVLFHCGAGRDRTGLVALLLLALADVGAEAIADDYELSTTELVPLFAAMGQPDQGPVIEAVLSERGLTLRDTVLDALRGLDAHAYLLAAGVAEEDLAVLRERLLD, translated from the coding sequence ATGAGCGACAGCAGAAGGATCACCTGGGAAGGCTTCTTCAACACCCGCGACCTCGGCGGCCTGCCGAGTCGGGACGGACGCGGCGTCCGCCGGGGCGCCTTCATCCGCTCCGCCGACCCGCGCTTCGTCACCGACAGGGGCTGGCGGGCCGCCTACGAGGCGGGTGTGCGCACCGTCGTGGACCTGCGCAACCCCGACGAGATCCGTCCGGCTCCGGGTGAGGGCCCCACGAGCCGGGGCGGGTCCGCCGCCTTCCCCGCGGATTCGGCCCCGACTCCCCTGCCCGCCGGGATGACGCGTCTGGAGGTGGCCCTGGACCATGTCGAGGACGTCGGGTTCTGGCAGGAGGTCAACCGCCGACGGTTGAACGGGAGCCCGCTCTACTACCGCCCCTTCCTCGACCGCAAGGCCGAACGCTGCGCCGCGGTGGTCACCGCCCTGGCCCAGGCCGGGCCGGGCGGCGTCCTGTTCCACTGCGGGGCCGGACGCGACCGCACCGGACTGGTCGCCCTGCTGCTGCTCGCCCTGGCCGACGTCGGAGCCGAGGCGATCGCCGACGACTACGAGCTGTCCACGACCGAGCTCGTCCCGCTCTTCGCCGCGATGGGCCAACCGGACCAGGGCCCCGTGATCGAGGCCGTGCTGTCCGAGCGCGGCCTGACCCTGCGCGACACCGTCCTGGACGCCCTGCGCGGGCTGGACGCGCACGCCTACCTGCTGGCGGCGGGGGTCGCGGAGGAGGACCTGGCCGTCCTCCGGGAACGGCTCCTGGACTGA
- the fabG gene encoding 3-oxoacyl-ACP reductase FabG, translated as MDRSVLVTGGTRGIGLGIAKGFAEAGDRVVIVGRDKARAREAARGVPGAEWVVGDVAGADDCERVVEQAVRRTGGLDVVCANAGIFPSSPLVSMDPGELDRVVDTNVKGTVLTVRAAVEALTASGRGRVVITSSITGPLTGYAGWSHYGATKAAQLGFMRSAALELAPRGITVNAVLPRNVRTEGLEELGPDYLERMRAAIPLGRIGEVEDIAAACLFLAGPGASFITGQTIVVDGGQVLPEDGRAFGGSE; from the coding sequence GTGGACAGATCAGTTCTGGTGACCGGCGGGACCCGGGGCATCGGGCTCGGTATCGCTAAGGGGTTCGCCGAGGCCGGGGACCGGGTGGTGATCGTCGGGCGCGACAAGGCCAGGGCGCGCGAGGCCGCCCGGGGCGTCCCGGGGGCGGAGTGGGTGGTCGGCGACGTGGCCGGGGCCGACGACTGCGAACGCGTCGTGGAGCAGGCCGTGCGGCGCACCGGCGGCCTGGACGTGGTCTGCGCCAACGCCGGGATCTTCCCCTCGTCCCCGCTGGTGTCGATGGACCCCGGCGAACTCGACCGGGTCGTGGACACCAACGTGAAGGGCACCGTGCTGACGGTGCGCGCCGCGGTGGAGGCCCTGACCGCCTCCGGAAGGGGGCGGGTGGTCATCACCTCCTCCATCACCGGACCGCTGACCGGATACGCGGGCTGGTCCCACTACGGAGCCACCAAGGCCGCCCAGCTGGGGTTCATGCGCAGCGCCGCCCTGGAGCTCGCGCCCCGGGGCATCACCGTCAACGCGGTGCTGCCGAGGAACGTGCGCACCGAGGGCCTGGAGGAGTTGGGGCCGGACTACCTGGAGCGCATGCGCGCGGCGATCCCGCTGGGACGCATCGGCGAGGTGGAGGACATCGCCGCGGCCTGCCTGTTCCTGGCCGGTCCCGGAGCCTCCTTCATCACCGGGCAGACCATCGTGGTCGACGGGGGCCAGGTGCTGCCCGAGGACGGCCGGGCCTTCGGCGGTTCGGAATGA
- a CDS encoding RNA-guided endonuclease InsQ/TnpB family protein: MARKSVKRAFRYRFYPTDAQAAELSRTFGCVRLVYNRALAERTTAWHQRRERVGYPHTSAMLTAWKSTEELSFLTEVSCVPLQQTLRHLHTAFGNFFDRRAQYPRFKSKKTSRASAEYTRSAFRYRDGRLTLAKMAEPLAIVWSRPLPEGARPSTVTVSRDAAGRWFVSLLCEDTITSAPAVNNAVGVDAGITSVVTLSTGEKVANPRHEQRDRAKLARAQRALSRKARGSTNRDKARRRVARVCARITDRRRDFLHKLSTRLVRENQVVVIEDLSVRNMVKNRRLSRAISDVAWRELRSMLEYKCAWYGRDLVVVDRFFPSSKLCSTPGCGYLNVSLPLRVREWTCPGCGVAHDRDVNAALNLEAAGLAVVACGAGVRPQRESSRTGRPAVKQEGHGATRDEALASNRR; this comes from the coding sequence ATGGCCAGGAAGAGCGTGAAGCGGGCGTTTCGGTACCGCTTCTATCCCACTGATGCGCAGGCGGCCGAGCTGTCGCGCACGTTCGGGTGCGTGCGCCTGGTCTACAACCGCGCCCTGGCCGAACGCACCACCGCCTGGCACCAGCGCCGCGAACGGGTGGGCTACCCCCACACCTCGGCGATGCTCACCGCCTGGAAGAGCACTGAGGAGCTGTCCTTCCTCACCGAGGTCTCCTGCGTCCCGCTGCAACAGACGCTGCGCCACCTGCACACCGCCTTCGGCAACTTCTTCGACCGCCGCGCGCAGTACCCGCGGTTCAAGTCCAAGAAGACGTCCCGGGCCTCGGCGGAGTACACCCGGTCGGCCTTTCGCTACCGCGACGGCCGTCTGACATTGGCCAAGATGGCCGAACCCCTGGCCATCGTGTGGTCGCGGCCCCTGCCCGAAGGAGCACGCCCCTCCACGGTCACGGTCTCGCGGGACGCGGCCGGGCGCTGGTTCGTCTCGCTCCTGTGCGAGGACACCATCACGTCGGCCCCGGCCGTCAACAACGCGGTCGGTGTCGATGCCGGAATCACCTCCGTGGTGACCTTGTCCACGGGGGAGAAGGTGGCCAACCCCCGCCACGAGCAACGCGACCGGGCGAAGCTGGCCCGGGCTCAGCGGGCGCTGTCGCGTAAGGCCAGGGGCAGCACGAACCGGGACAAGGCGCGTCGCAGGGTGGCGCGGGTGTGCGCCCGTATCACCGACCGGCGTCGGGACTTTTTGCACAAGCTCTCCACTCGACTCGTCCGTGAGAACCAAGTGGTCGTGATCGAGGACCTGTCGGTGCGCAACATGGTCAAGAACCGTCGGCTTTCCCGGGCGATCTCGGATGTGGCCTGGCGTGAGCTGCGCAGCATGCTGGAGTACAAGTGCGCTTGGTATGGGCGGGACCTGGTCGTGGTGGACCGGTTCTTTCCCTCCTCCAAGTTGTGCTCGACGCCCGGGTGCGGGTACCTCAATGTGTCGTTGCCGCTGCGTGTACGGGAGTGGACGTGTCCCGGTTGTGGGGTGGCTCATGACCGTGATGTGAACGCGGCGCTCAATCTCGAAGCCGCCGGGCTGGCGGTTGTTGCCTGTGGAGCTGGTGTGAGACCTCAACGGGAGTCCTCCCGGACGGGGCGACCGGCGGTGAAGCAGGAAGGCCACGGGGCGACCCGTGACGAGGCGTTGGCCTCGAACCGCCGTTAG
- a CDS encoding ABC transporter permease, producing MILRRPFLSLLAAAAFVLMLGPVVILVGVAFTAGSTLAFPPEGLSLRWFAAALDYGPFVDSFGTSVAVALASTAIALLLGVPATLALHRGNPRGRRVMENLFFAPIVVPELVLSLALFQQLMVGMRVTALGALIVGHTVLLLPYTVRVVGASLSLADARLEEAARGLGAGPVRAFFTVTLPVMAPGILSATILAFITSLNNVPLSLLLTGPGVATLPVEMLNYVQSSFDPVVAAVSVLLLVLSVAVAFATERMVGFTKVFGR from the coding sequence ATGATCCTGAGACGCCCCTTCCTGTCGCTGCTCGCGGCGGCGGCCTTCGTCCTCATGCTCGGCCCCGTGGTGATCCTGGTCGGGGTCGCCTTCACCGCCGGGAGCACCCTGGCCTTCCCGCCCGAGGGCCTGTCCCTGCGCTGGTTCGCCGCCGCCCTGGACTACGGGCCCTTCGTCGACTCCTTCGGCACCAGCGTCGCCGTGGCGCTGGCCTCCACCGCGATCGCCCTGCTCCTGGGCGTTCCGGCGACCCTGGCCCTGCACCGGGGCAACCCGCGCGGGCGCAGGGTGATGGAGAACCTCTTCTTCGCCCCGATCGTGGTCCCCGAACTCGTCCTGAGCCTGGCCCTGTTCCAGCAGCTCATGGTGGGCATGCGCGTCACCGCGCTGGGCGCGCTGATCGTCGGGCACACCGTCCTGCTGCTGCCCTACACCGTCCGCGTGGTGGGCGCCTCGCTGTCGCTGGCCGACGCGCGCCTGGAGGAGGCCGCCCGGGGGCTGGGGGCCGGGCCGGTGCGGGCCTTCTTCACCGTGACCCTGCCGGTCATGGCGCCGGGCATCCTGTCCGCCACCATCCTGGCCTTCATCACCTCCCTGAACAACGTTCCCCTGTCCCTGCTGCTCACCGGCCCGGGCGTGGCGACGCTGCCGGTGGAGATGCTCAACTACGTCCAGTCCTCGTTCGACCCGGTGGTCGCGGCGGTCAGCGTGCTGCTCCTGGTGCTCAGCGTCGCGGTCGCCTTCGCCACCGAACGCATGGTCGGTTTCACGAAGGTCTTCGGCCGCTAA
- a CDS encoding LacI family DNA-binding transcriptional regulator, which yields MPEPTKRATLRDVAAGAGVSVAQASFALNGTGRVAAATAERVRRIAAELDYQADGRARALRTGRRSAYGVVIRNMRNPFFLDVLRGMETVAHREGALLLIMSSDYDQERESAALRRLAAEAVAGIAIAPIGRRDRLLEWMDRHSHVPVVAFNCTPEPDREGTASRLSTVGPDDEEAVARAVAHLAQRGHREATLLMAPEHLAADWGREEAFQRHCAEHGVAGSVARGPLDYEAVARRSAEMMARPGHRALVVNSDHLSAAVYDAARSLGLRVGRDVSVVGHDDLPTSALLDPGLTTIAVEREVLGERIMNLLVEGPGAAVRLPVRLVERGSVAVLE from the coding sequence ATGCCTGAACCGACCAAGCGCGCGACCCTGCGGGACGTCGCGGCGGGGGCGGGCGTCTCGGTCGCCCAGGCCAGCTTCGCCCTCAACGGCACCGGCCGCGTGGCCGCCGCGACCGCCGAGCGGGTCCGCCGGATCGCCGCGGAACTCGACTACCAGGCCGACGGCCGGGCCCGGGCGCTGCGCACTGGTCGGCGCTCCGCCTACGGCGTGGTGATCCGCAACATGCGCAACCCCTTCTTCCTGGACGTGCTGCGCGGCATGGAGACCGTCGCGCACCGCGAGGGGGCGCTCCTGCTGATCATGAGCTCGGACTACGACCAGGAGCGGGAGAGCGCCGCGCTGCGCAGGCTCGCCGCCGAGGCGGTCGCCGGGATCGCCATCGCGCCCATCGGGCGGCGCGACCGCCTCCTGGAGTGGATGGACCGCCACTCCCACGTTCCGGTGGTGGCCTTCAACTGCACACCCGAACCCGACCGGGAGGGCACCGCCAGCCGCCTGTCCACGGTCGGCCCCGACGACGAGGAGGCCGTCGCCCGGGCCGTGGCGCACCTGGCGCAGCGGGGCCACCGCGAGGCCACGCTGCTGATGGCCCCCGAGCACCTGGCCGCCGACTGGGGGCGCGAGGAGGCCTTCCAACGCCACTGCGCCGAGCACGGGGTGGCCGGTTCGGTGGCACGCGGACCCCTGGACTACGAGGCGGTGGCCCGCAGGTCCGCGGAGATGATGGCGCGCCCCGGGCACCGCGCCCTGGTCGTCAACTCCGACCACCTGAGCGCCGCCGTCTACGACGCCGCCCGCTCCCTGGGCCTGCGCGTGGGGCGCGACGTCAGCGTGGTGGGCCACGACGACCTGCCCACCTCGGCCCTGCTGGACCCCGGCCTGACCACGATCGCCGTGGAGCGCGAGGTACTGGGGGAGCGGATCATGAACCTGCTCGTGGAGGGCCCAGGCGCCGCCGTGCGGCTGCCCGTGCGCCTGGTGGAACGGGGGTCGGTGGCGGTCCTGGAGTGA
- a CDS encoding TetR/AcrR family transcriptional regulator yields the protein MTGAASSGPRLRADAKRNAEQIRRAAIDVFRGRGLTVPLEEVARAAGVSKATIFNRFGGRVGLIEAVVEEVVAAELYAAIDRTRALDDAGERIAHYVTAMRDLLYRQPAAIDLLLQAYPHSRRLLEICRAAGEINDELVAAGRACGALRPAFEADDLHALVVDTALALKHGTRPPREDYDRRTAFLLDGIRGRRESD from the coding sequence ATGACGGGTGCGGCGTCTTCGGGGCCCCGCCTGCGGGCCGACGCCAAGCGCAACGCCGAGCAGATCCGGCGCGCCGCGATCGACGTCTTCCGGGGGCGGGGCCTGACCGTGCCGCTGGAGGAGGTCGCCCGGGCGGCCGGGGTGAGCAAGGCCACGATCTTCAACCGGTTCGGCGGCAGGGTCGGCCTCATCGAGGCCGTCGTCGAGGAGGTGGTCGCGGCCGAGCTGTACGCCGCCATCGACCGCACCCGGGCCCTGGACGACGCCGGGGAGCGGATCGCCCACTACGTCACCGCGATGCGCGACCTCCTGTACCGCCAGCCCGCCGCGATCGACCTCCTGTTGCAGGCGTATCCGCACTCGCGGCGGCTCCTGGAGATCTGCCGGGCCGCGGGGGAGATCAACGACGAGCTGGTCGCGGCGGGCAGGGCCTGCGGCGCGCTGCGTCCCGCGTTCGAGGCGGACGACCTCCACGCGCTCGTCGTGGACACCGCGCTCGCCCTCAAGCACGGGACCCGCCCGCCGCGGGAGGACTACGACCGCCGCACCGCCTTCCTCCTCGACGGGATCCGCGGGCGCCGGGAGTCCGACTGA
- a CDS encoding LacI family DNA-binding transcriptional regulator produces MASLDDVAREAGVSASTVSRALSRPSMVSEPTLVRVRAAAERLGFRANPAARALTTGRSGFFALLVPDLDNPFYSTTATAAQELAGRSGRRVIIAVTGGDAAREAEVLGELESQVDGFALQSPVGSAADLKEAHRRKPLVVINRRVPGLTSFTVDTPGGLGTVYDRLVELGHRDVAYLAGPPSSWMDRRRREELVEHAARSRLRVRVFGPVRPAFAEGAAAAREIVDSGCTAMLVYNSLLLLGAMFEFGRIGVRVPEDISVAAADDIALADLPGPPISAVLAPADELGRAAVSALIELVDGPAGTRPRGRRLPTEVRITDSLAPPRPALG; encoded by the coding sequence ATGGCGAGTCTGGACGACGTGGCCAGGGAGGCCGGCGTGTCGGCGTCCACCGTTTCGCGGGCCCTGTCGCGGCCGTCCATGGTCTCCGAGCCCACCCTGGTCAGGGTCCGCGCCGCCGCGGAGAGACTGGGCTTTCGGGCCAACCCCGCCGCGCGGGCGCTGACCACGGGTCGCAGCGGTTTCTTCGCCCTGCTCGTCCCCGACCTGGACAACCCCTTCTACTCCACCACCGCCACCGCCGCGCAGGAGCTGGCGGGCAGGAGCGGGCGCCGGGTGATCATCGCCGTCACCGGGGGCGACGCGGCCCGCGAGGCCGAGGTGCTCGGCGAACTGGAGAGCCAGGTGGACGGATTCGCGCTCCAGTCACCGGTGGGCTCGGCCGCCGACCTGAAGGAGGCGCACCGGCGCAAGCCGCTGGTGGTGATCAACCGCCGCGTGCCCGGACTGACCTCGTTCACGGTGGACACCCCCGGCGGTCTGGGCACCGTCTACGACCGCCTGGTGGAGCTGGGGCACCGCGACGTCGCCTACCTGGCGGGGCCGCCCAGTTCGTGGATGGACCGGCGCAGGCGCGAGGAGCTGGTGGAGCACGCCGCCCGGTCCCGGCTGCGGGTGCGGGTCTTCGGGCCCGTGCGACCGGCCTTCGCGGAGGGGGCCGCGGCGGCGCGGGAGATCGTGGACTCGGGCTGCACGGCGATGCTGGTCTACAACAGCCTGTTGCTGCTGGGAGCCATGTTCGAGTTCGGCCGCATAGGGGTGCGGGTGCCCGAGGACATCAGCGTGGCCGCGGCCGACGACATCGCCCTGGCCGACCTGCCGGGGCCGCCGATCTCGGCGGTGCTGGCCCCGGCCGACGAGCTGGGCCGCGCGGCGGTGTCGGCGCTGATCGAGCTGGTCGACGGGCCCGCGGGGACCCGCCCCCGGGGGCGCAGGCTGCCCACCGAGGTGCGGATCACCGACTCCCTCGCGCCGCCGCGCCCGGCACTCGGCTGA
- a CDS encoding YciI family protein: MAKYLLLKHYRGAPAPVNDVPMDQWTPEEVSAHMRYMRDFADRLEGTGEFVDGQALSPEGAFVRYDGEGRPPVTDGPFPETKDLIAGWMVIDVETYERAVELAGELSAAPGAGGKPIHEWLEVRPFLTAPPTITE, translated from the coding sequence ATGGCCAAGTACCTGCTGCTCAAGCACTACCGAGGCGCACCGGCACCGGTCAACGACGTGCCCATGGACCAGTGGACGCCGGAGGAGGTCTCGGCTCACATGCGGTACATGCGGGACTTCGCCGACCGGCTGGAGGGCACCGGCGAGTTCGTCGACGGCCAGGCGCTCTCCCCGGAGGGCGCGTTCGTCCGCTACGACGGCGAGGGACGGCCGCCGGTCACCGACGGCCCGTTCCCCGAGACCAAGGACCTGATCGCCGGCTGGATGGTGATCGACGTCGAGACCTACGAGCGGGCCGTCGAACTGGCCGGGGAGCTGTCGGCCGCACCCGGGGCGGGCGGGAAGCCGATCCACGAGTGGCTGGAGGTGCGCCCGTTCCTGACCGCGCCCCCGACCATCACGGAGTGA
- a CDS encoding NmrA family NAD(P)-binding protein, translating into MIVVTGATGALNGATVEHLLRRVPADRIGVSARDVARARHFADRGVRVRQGSYDDPAALRDSFEGADQVLLVSSGDTEADVVGQHRVAIEAAVAAGARRILYTSQHGAAADSPYLPARLHAATEAILAGSGTAWTALRYGFFGSLDLLLGPWQRTGVIAQPADGPLPWADRADLAEAAAVILTGERSFDGPVTLAPPGSVTLGDFARIASELTGRDIERVVVDDERWSAEQVASGVPEHVVGLTLMMSRAARDGYFAGHHPLLTELLGREPRSAAELLADHVGASGASSPTA; encoded by the coding sequence ATGATCGTCGTCACCGGCGCCACCGGCGCACTCAACGGGGCCACCGTCGAGCACCTCCTCAGGCGCGTCCCGGCCGACCGGATCGGCGTCAGCGCGCGCGACGTCGCCAGGGCGCGGCACTTCGCCGACCGCGGGGTGCGTGTGCGACAGGGCTCCTACGACGACCCGGCCGCGCTGCGCGACTCCTTCGAGGGCGCCGACCAGGTGCTCCTGGTCTCCTCCGGCGACACGGAGGCCGACGTGGTCGGCCAGCACCGCGTCGCGATCGAGGCGGCCGTCGCGGCCGGCGCCCGGCGGATCCTCTACACCAGCCAGCACGGCGCCGCCGCCGACAGCCCCTACCTCCCGGCGCGCCTGCACGCCGCCACCGAGGCGATCCTCGCCGGGTCGGGAACCGCCTGGACCGCGCTGCGCTACGGGTTCTTCGGCAGCCTGGACCTCCTGCTCGGCCCGTGGCAGCGGACCGGGGTGATCGCCCAACCGGCGGACGGCCCCCTCCCCTGGGCCGACCGCGCCGACCTGGCCGAGGCCGCGGCGGTCATCCTCACCGGTGAGCGCTCCTTCGACGGACCCGTCACCCTCGCACCGCCCGGGTCCGTCACCCTCGGCGACTTCGCCCGGATCGCCTCCGAACTCACCGGCCGCGACATCGAACGCGTCGTCGTGGACGACGAGCGCTGGAGCGCCGAGCAGGTCGCGAGCGGCGTCCCGGAACACGTGGTCGGGCTGACGCTCATGATGTCGCGGGCCGCCCGCGACGGGTACTTCGCGGGACACCACCCGCTGCTGACCGAACTCCTCGGCCGCGAGCCCCGCAGCGCCGCCGAGCTGCTCGCGGACCACGTCGGGGCCTCGGGGGCCTCCTCACCGACCGCCTGA